The genomic DNA TGGGAAGCTGGCCTGAATTTGCGCAAGACTCTTGGTAGTAAACAGTGTAAGGGATATAACCGAACTTATTCAGTTGAAGGTTTACATTTGATCGAAAACTCTTTTTGCTCCAATAAATACTGTTTTCCAGTAAGGATCTAATTCTGAAATGGTCACTTTTTTTCCTTCCCGATAGGTATGAAGGATTTTGTTGTTATCGATATACAGTGCAACATGTCCAATTTTAGATAGGCCACTTCTTTTTTTTCGCTTTTTAGTAGTAAAAAATAGTAAGTCTCCCTTTTTTATTGCATGATAAGAAATGCTTTTTCCAACTTGAAATTGTTGGCGTGAATTTCTGGGAAGAGAGATCCCATTTACTTTAAAAATATGTTGAATAAAAGAACTGCAATCAAATCGATCTGTTTGAAAAGAAGGAGCATTAAAAACATAAGGTGTACCAATGAAATTAAAACCTGTTGATATAATTTTATCAGCTAACATAATTATCCCTCTATAAAGACATCTTTTATCATAATATATTACTTTTTGAAATAAATGATTGGACAAGGTTCTTAGTCAATACAAACATTTCTATACCAACGGGTGTTGCAATAGTTAATAAAAGAATTTAAGCTTTATAAGCCCACATCAAAAGCAAAGCCTGCGAACAAAATGGCCGCAGGCGGATTTATTGCTTAATTTTTTTATTATATTTAACAACATCTTGAAATTTTTCCGTCTTTACTGTTGAAGCGAGATTCCTGTGCTTCGCAGAAAAATTCTTTTCTTGATTTTATTGGTTCGCCTGGATGATGCGTTTTCATATGTTCGATGTATTTTTCATAACTTGGAACGCCAACTAGCAGGCTGATGAACTGTTTTCTGTATTTCATGATTTCTTGCAGTTTTTTAAGCATATGTTCTTACATCTCCTTTGCTGCTGCGAGTCACTAAAGGTGATTCATGCAAGGTAACCTTTTTGTTTGTTAAAACTTTATACCAAATAATGAGGGCCGAGATCAAAACGGTAATAACGACAATCATGAAGATCGCGCAAAGGGTAGCATCTACATAGTCATTGATGAGAACTTGCTTCATTTGTGCAGCATTCGCAGCTGGTGCCAGTACTTTTCCTTCATTCATTGCCCCTTTAAATAATTTAGCATGAGATAAAAAGCTGATTTTCGGGTTTTCATGGAACAGCTTTTGCCAGCCGGCTGTCATCGTTACAATTAAAATCCAAGTTGTCGGAATAAGGGTGACCCATACATATCTTTTTTTGCCCATTTTGAATAAAATAGTCGTCCCTAAGAGCAGGGCAATTCCTGCGAGCATTTGGTTGGCAATTCCGAATAGCGGCCATAAGGTATTAATTCCACCAAGTGGATCGATAACTCCTTGATATAAAAAGTAACCCCATGCACCAACACATAAAGCAGTGGCAATGATATTCGGAAGCAGGGCTTCTGTTTTTGCAAATGGTTTATATGCTGTTCCGATAATATCCTGAATCATAAAACGTCCGACACGTGTTCCTGCGTCAATCGTTGTTAAAATAAACAAGGCTTCAAACAGAATTGCAAAATGGTACCAGAATGCCATTAAAGTTTTTCCACCGATTACTTTTGAGAAAATCACAGCCATTCCGATCGCAAGAGTAGGTGCTCCTCCGGTTCGGGACAGGATTGTCTTTTCTCCAACGTCATTAGCGAGGCGTGTCAATTCATCAGGGGTAACCGTGAATCCCCAGTTGGAAACCGTATGGGCAGCCTGAACAGCGTCTGTTCCAATGACGGCAGTCGGACTGTTAATTGCAAAGTAAATTCCCGGTGTAAGTACACATGCAGCAATCATCGCCATAACAGCAACAAACGATTCAGTTAGCATTGCTCCATAGCCAATTGGCTGTGCATGTGATTCGCGCTCAATCATTTTAGGCGTTGTACCTGAGGCGATAAGAGAATGGAAACCTGAGACGGCTCCACAGGCAATAGTAATAAATAAGAAAGGAAAAAGATTTCCGGAAAATACTGGACCTGTTCCATCCACAAACTGTGTAATACCCGGCATTTGCAAGTCAGGTGCTACAATGACAATTCCTACTGCAAGCGCGACAATGGTTCCCACTTTCAAAAAAGTACTTAAATAATCGCGCGGTGCAAGAAGAAGCCATACCGGTAAAACGGAAGCAACAAATCCGTAAATCATCATCATAATGGCGATAGTTTCGCCTTTAAAAGTAAACATACTGGCTAAAGATGGATTTTCAGCAATAGATTGTCCTAGATAGATTGAAAGAAGCAATAAGACGATTCCTATTATAGATCCTTCCCCAACACGCCCTGGCCGTATATAACGCATATAAACTCCCATTAAAATGGCGATTGGGATTGTAGCTGCAATTGTAAACATTCCCCACGGGCTTCCAGACAGTGCTTTCACGACAACTAACGCTAATACGGCTAATAAAATAATCATGATTCCTAAAATTCCAACCATGGCTATCAATCCTGTGACAGGACCGATCTCTTCTTTAATCATTTCTCCAAGCGATTTTCCGTTTCGGCGCATTGAACCGAATAAAATGATAAAATCCTGAACAGCTCCTGCAAAGACGACTCCGACGACAATCCAGATGGTTCCCGGCAAATATCCCATTTGAGCAGCAAGAATCGGTCCTACGAGCGGACCGGCCCCCGCAATTGCCGCAAAGTGATGCCCGAACAAAACCCATTTGTTTGTCGGCACATAATCTTTTCCATCGTTATTAATCTCGGCAGGTGTCATACGTGAATCATCGAGCTCGAAAACTTTTCTAGCCATAAATCGACTGTAAAAGCGGTAAGCAATTGCGTAGACGCAGACGGCAGCAGTTATCAGCCAAATCGCATTCACACTTTCACCTTTATTTAATGCCATAACTGCAAAGCCTGCTGCACCTAAAGCTGAAACTAGCCCCCAGATGATGATCGATTTTAATGCTTTCAATTAAGATTTCCCCTTTCTATGGTTTAAAAATATTATATCTAATTATTCTGAATTTTGTATATTTTTCGTTTTTAAAAATAAATTAATCCGATGAATAAGGTGTTAACTTTTTCATAGTAATCTCTCCTCATTGTTTAAAATAAAAAACCCGTCCCAAAATGTAGGGACGAGTTTGCGCTCGCGTTACCACCCTAATTCCGCAGCTTTCAAAACTAACCTGCAGCTCTCAGTCAACGTAAAATTATACGTGGTCCATCATAACGGCGGACAATCCGTCAAAGCTTACTGAATTTCAGCTTTGAATCTCAGAGATGACCTTCGGACAAGACCTGGACGCCGGCTTTCACCAAATACCGACTCTCTGTAGAACAGGGATCTTATCTTACTCTTCTCGTCATTGATTTTTATTATTTAAAAATAATTTAGCAGGGGAAAACTGAAATGTCAATATTTTTTGATAGTTTAAATAATTCGGTATAATTAACCGGTCCGCAGAGGAATCCACAAACTGAATAGAGCGAGCAATAGCTTGAATATTATAGTAGAAATAAGAAAATTGCCCCTCCATTACTTTAATATTGCGAGATGCTCATACACTTCACGTAAATTCTTAAAGCCCATTATTTGCGCCTTTTTTAGATAGTAACTCCAGATCTGTGCGGTCATTTGTGCATCTCCGAGGGCATTGTGGCGATTTTTAACTTCTACGCCACAATGCAGACAAATTTCTTCCAATGGCAGCGATTTGATCAACGGATTTGTAAGGCGGATTAAAAAGGATGTATCAATAATACGGTGTTCAAAATTTGTACGCATTAAATCTCTGGTTAATTTCTGCATAAAAGACTTTTCATGTTTTGCATGATGAGCAACAAGTATTCGGCTGTTAATAAATCTAAAAAATTGAATAAGAACTTCGGAAGCGGCCGGTGCCTCACTTAGTTGCTCATCTGTAATTTTGGTTAAGGAAGATATTTTTTTTGAAAGGGGAATATTGGATTTTACAAGAGAATAAAAAGTTTGTTCATCTTCGATTTTGGAGCCGGTCATTTTTACAGCCCCAATTGAGATAATTTGATCTCCTTTATCAGGAAAAAATCCAGTTGTTTCAAGATCAAATACGACAACTTCTAAATCTTTAAGAGGAGAGTCCATGTAGTTTTTTTCTTTCATTTCTTTTTGAAGCTGTCTTATGAAAGAAATGTGATGCGGATTTGATTGTCCTTGAACGCCTGCATAAATATTTGAACCGAGTTTTCCGGACATTTGCCTGAAAAATTGAATCATATCGTTAAAGCCCATTTCAAACTTCCTTCCCTGCCAACTTTCTCATCTCTTGATAAAGTTGGGTACCAATTTTGATGATATTTTTCATTTCTCTCTTTTGTTCCTTTGACAGCTTTTCAACCGCTAGAAAATGACTGGATTTATAGTCGGAATGATTACAAAATTTCAGGCGATAGTGTAATAATTTTATAAACTGTTCTTCATATATTTTCTTGTTGGGAAGTACGATTTCGGAAAGATTGTGCAGCCTGGAGAGTGTCGATGTTGCCATAATGTTTTCTTTTATGGCTAAAAGGCGTATTGAATTTACATAAGGAATTAAGGCTGTTTCTTTCAAATTTAGCATTCCGGAATATATTCCGTGAGTCTCTACTAAAAATTGTCCAAAAACTCCTATGCCTCTTTTTAGATGCATTGTGTTATTAAGCATTCTAGTTAATAGATTGTCTTTTTGACTTGAGTAATAGATGACTTTTCTTAGCTGGTCAATATATGTACGCACGCCGTATAAGGATCGGCCATCAATAAAAATTAATAAATGGCGGATCGATTCCCATGATGATTCAGCGATCCAGTCCGTTAATTGCTGCTTCCATTCCAGTAGAGATTTACACCATAAAGGATTGCTTGCCATCACGTCTCCGTCACAATAAGCATAACCGGCTTGAAAAAGTCCTTCCGATATCTCTTTTCCTAACGTTAAGAAGAATTCTTTTGCTTTTTGGGTGTTTTCATCGTAGATGATCCCATGATCCTGATCACTCCAAATGCCCTGTTCGAAGCGGCCTGCGCTTCCCATAACAAAAAATGAAAATGGAGAAGGGGTGGGCCCGAGCATTTTATTTACACGGCTAATCGAT from Bacillus methanolicus MGA3 includes the following:
- a CDS encoding C40 family peptidase, with the protein product MLADKIISTGFNFIGTPYVFNAPSFQTDRFDCSSFIQHIFKVNGISLPRNSRQQFQVGKSISYHAIKKGDLLFFTTKKRKKRSGLSKIGHVALYIDNNKILHTYREGKKVTISELDPYWKTVFIGAKRVFDQM
- a CDS encoding YbdD/YjiX family protein, encoding MLKKLQEIMKYRKQFISLLVGVPSYEKYIEHMKTHHPGEPIKSRKEFFCEAQESRFNSKDGKISRCC
- a CDS encoding carbon starvation CstA family protein — its product is MKALKSIIIWGLVSALGAAGFAVMALNKGESVNAIWLITAAVCVYAIAYRFYSRFMARKVFELDDSRMTPAEINNDGKDYVPTNKWVLFGHHFAAIAGAGPLVGPILAAQMGYLPGTIWIVVGVVFAGAVQDFIILFGSMRRNGKSLGEMIKEEIGPVTGLIAMVGILGIMIILLAVLALVVVKALSGSPWGMFTIAATIPIAILMGVYMRYIRPGRVGEGSIIGIVLLLLSIYLGQSIAENPSLASMFTFKGETIAIMMMIYGFVASVLPVWLLLAPRDYLSTFLKVGTIVALAVGIVIVAPDLQMPGITQFVDGTGPVFSGNLFPFLFITIACGAVSGFHSLIASGTTPKMIERESHAQPIGYGAMLTESFVAVMAMIAACVLTPGIYFAINSPTAVIGTDAVQAAHTVSNWGFTVTPDELTRLANDVGEKTILSRTGGAPTLAIGMAVIFSKVIGGKTLMAFWYHFAILFEALFILTTIDAGTRVGRFMIQDIIGTAYKPFAKTEALLPNIIATALCVGAWGYFLYQGVIDPLGGINTLWPLFGIANQMLAGIALLLGTTILFKMGKKRYVWVTLIPTTWILIVTMTAGWQKLFHENPKISFLSHAKLFKGAMNEGKVLAPAANAAQMKQVLINDYVDATLCAIFMIVVITVLISALIIWYKVLTNKKVTLHESPLVTRSSKGDVRTYA
- a CDS encoding exonuclease domain-containing protein, which encodes MGFNDMIQFFRQMSGKLGSNIYAGVQGQSNPHHISFIRQLQKEMKEKNYMDSPLKDLEVVVFDLETTGFFPDKGDQIISIGAVKMTGSKIEDEQTFYSLVKSNIPLSKKISSLTKITDEQLSEAPAASEVLIQFFRFINSRILVAHHAKHEKSFMQKLTRDLMRTNFEHRIIDTSFLIRLTNPLIKSLPLEEICLHCGVEVKNRHNALGDAQMTAQIWSYYLKKAQIMGFKNLREVYEHLAILK
- a CDS encoding DUF294 nucleotidyltransferase-like domain-containing protein, producing MSNDCYSEIRDILNQQKRNVSHDHFELNHLHDYIMHQVVKISISRVNKMLGPTPSPFSFFVMGSAGRFEQGIWSDQDHGIIYDENTQKAKEFFLTLGKEISEGLFQAGYAYCDGDVMASNPLWCKSLLEWKQQLTDWIAESSWESIRHLLIFIDGRSLYGVRTYIDQLRKVIYYSSQKDNLLTRMLNNTMHLKRGIGVFGQFLVETHGIYSGMLNLKETALIPYVNSIRLLAIKENIMATSTLSRLHNLSEIVLPNKKIYEEQFIKLLHYRLKFCNHSDYKSSHFLAVEKLSKEQKREMKNIIKIGTQLYQEMRKLAGKEV